From Electrophorus electricus isolate fEleEle1 chromosome 8, fEleEle1.pri, whole genome shotgun sequence, the proteins below share one genomic window:
- the LOC113571629 gene encoding 24-hydroxycholesterol 7-alpha-hydroxylase produces the protein MEWVTLVLSAIVVLISLRLFLVKNPPNAPPCIKGWIPWFGAAFEFGQAPLHFIAQARARYGPVFTVLVAGKRLTFVTDHEDFQAFFMSKDVNFEQAVQEPVQNTASISKESFFKFHAASIALIKGKLTPGNTALLANHLCEEFNNHLENWGSKGSGCLNNLLRNVMYPAVMSNLLGKCNSPNGPAAIQEFVKRFSTYDDGFEYGSQLPAMFLKEWSSSKKWLLSLLESMIIRAVDIPSNESRSETLLQYLVTIIADKFQPNYGLLMLWASLANAIPITFWALAFILSNPAIYKSAMVQISSVLKDRDKKNTRVSLDDLQEIPYVKWCIMEAIRLRAPGAVTRRVVRPFKLQNYIIPSGDLLMLSPFWAHREPRYFTDPEDFKPERWEKADLRKNGFLEGFVAFGGGKNQCPGRWYAIMELHLFVTLILYKFEFTLLDQVPEPSLLHLVGTQQPDRPCTVEYSHR, from the exons ATGGAGTGGGTTACCTTAGTCCTGTCCGCGATTGTCGTGCTTATTTCTCTTCGTCTTTTCCTTGTGAAAAATCCTCCAAACGCTCCTCCGTGCATAAAGGGATGGATACCGTGGTTTGGTGCAGCGTTCGAATTTGGCCAAGCACCGCTACATTTCATTGCACAAGCAAGAGCCAGA TATGGGCCGGTCTTTACAGTCTTGGTGGCAGGAAAACGGCTGACCTTCGTTACCGACCATGAAGATTTTCAAGCATTTTTCATGTCCAAGGATGTCAATTTTGAGCAGGCAGTGCAAGAGCCTGTCCAGAACACAG CATCGATCAGCAAAGAGAGTTTCTTTAAGTTCCACGCGGCTTCCATTGCCTTGATCAAAGGCAAACTGACTCCAGGCAACACAGCCTTGCTGGCCAATCACCTGTGTGAAGAGTTCAACAATCATCTGGAGAACTGGGGAAGCAAAGGTTCTGGCTGCCTCAATAACCTGCTCAG GAATGTCATGTACCCAGCTGTGATGAGCAACCTTTTGGGTAAGTGCAACTCCCCTAATGGCCCCGCGGCGATACAAGAGTTCGTCAAGAGGTTCAGCACCTATGATGATGGCTTTGAATATGGCTCCCAGCTCCCCGCCATGTTTCTGAA GGAATGGTCTAGCTCCAAAAAGTGGCTTTTGTCTCTGTTGGAGAGCATGATCATCAGAGCAGTGGATATCCCCTCTAATGAGAGCAGAAGTGAG ACATTGCTGCAGTACCTGGTAACCATAATCGCAGACAAATTTCAACCCAATTATGGATTACTTATGTTATGGGCCTCCCTTGCCAATGCAATACCA ATAACATTTTGGGCCCTTGCCTTTATCTTGTCCAATCCCGCAATATATAAATCTGCCATGGTCCAGATCAGCTCTGTCCTCAAAGATCGAG aCAAGAAGAATACGAGGGTGTCACTAGATGACCTGCAAGAGATCCCTTATGTGAAATGGTGTATCATGGAGGCCATTCGCCTTAGGGCTCCTGGTGCTGTCACTCGCAGAGTGGTGCGACCCTTTAAACTCCAG AACTATATCATTCCATCAGGTGACTTGTTGATGTTGTCTCCTTTTTGGGCTCACCGGGAGCCCAGATACTTCACAGACCCTGAGGACTTCAAGCCT GAGCGATGGGAGAAGGCAGATTTAAGAAAGAATGGCTTCTTGGAAGGGTTTGTGGCATTTGGAGGAGGCAAAAACCAATGCCCAGGAAG GTGGTATGCAATAATGGAACTGCACCTGTTCGTTACACTCATTCTCTACAAGTTTGAATTCACTCTTCTGGATCAGGTGCCTGAGCCG AGCCTTTTGCACTTGGTTGGAACACAGCAGCCTGACAGACCCTGTACAGTGGAGTACAGCCATAGGTAG
- the ccnk gene encoding cyclin-K, with product MKENKENSTPSSFTTNLDHIKPCWYWDKKDLAHTPSQSEGLDPATEARYRREGARFIFDVGTRLGLHYDTLATGIIYFHRFYMFHSFKQFPRYVTGACCLFLAGKVEETPKKCKDIIKTARSLLNDVQFAQFGDDPKEEVMVLERILLQTIKFDLQVEHPYQFLLRYAKQLKGDKNKVQKLVQMAWTFVNDSLCTMLSLQWEPEIIAVAVMYLAGRLCKFDIQEWTSKQSSRRWWEQFVQDVPVELLEDICHQILDLYSQGKQPIPQQPQIQEKEKPPPPPVSQTSQSGGPSPVAPPPPKKTSPQASPPRQLKRQHVSPKEEPKVATEQVGSKIPRLESPMPPLPVAQPPDRKAPPSAPAPPAEAEPAASADSDLSKAPPLPHGAPPPLPHRPPPPPPSSYIMGMSTSSSYMSGEGFQSLQSMMKTDTPSYAPMPSYGMPYHPHVYPPNPPPPGPPPTTYPPPNLPPPNPAYPPPGYNHSYPPPRMPPTHAVPPPGMGLPPAGYPPPPVPPGQPQVPLPPGMPPVAGMNRGAWMR from the exons ATGAAGGAGAACAAGGAAAACTCAACTCCTAGCAGTTTCACCACAAATCTGGACCACATAAAACCATGCTGGTACTGGGACAAGAAGGACCTGGCCCACACCCCGTCCCAGTCGGAGGGCCTGGACCCGGCGACTGAGGCCAGATATAGAAGAGAGGGTGCCAGGTTTATATTCGACGTAGGAACTCGATTAGGGCT ACATTATGATACGTTGGCCACTGGAATTATATACTTCCACCGTTTTTACATGTTTCACTCTTTCAAGCAGTTTCCCAGATAT GTGACTGGGGCCTGCTGTCTGTTCTTGGCTGGGAAAGTTGAGGAAACTCCAAAGAAGTGTAAAGACATCATCAAAACAGCTCGCAGCTTGCTCAACGATGTGCAGTTTGCGCAGTTTGGAGATGATCCAAAG GAAGAAGTTATGGTGTTGGAGAGAATATTGCTCCAGACAATCAAGTTTGATCTGCAAGTGGAGCACCCCTATCAATTCCTGCTGCGCTATGCCAAACAGCTTAAAG GTGACAAGAACAAAGTGCAGAAGCTAGTGCAGATGGCTTGGACCTTTGTAAATGACAG CCTCTGTACGATGCTGTCCCTTCAGTGGGAACCAGAGATTATTGCTGTGGCAGTCATGTACTTGGCTGGTCGCCTGTGTAAGTTTGACATCCAAGAGTGGACGTCCAAACAGTCTTCACGTCGCTGGTGGGAACAGTTTGTGCAGGATGTCCCCGTAGAGCTATTGGAGG ACATCTGCCACCAAATCCTGGACCTGTATTCCCAGGGCAAACAGCCTATCCCGCAGCAGCCCCAAATTCAGGAGAAAGAAAAGCCGCCACCTCCTCCTGTGAGCCAAACAAGCCAATCGGGAGGGCCGAGCCCTGTGGCTCCGCCTCCACCCAAGAAGACCTCCCCCCAGGCCAGTCCCCCCCGCCAGCTAAAGCGCCAGCAT GTTTCTCCAAAAGAAGAGCCAAAAGTTGCCACAG AGCAAGTTGGTTCTAAAATTCCACGTCTGGAAAGCCCAATGCCTCCCCTACCAGTTGCCCAACCTCCTG ATCGCAAAGCCCCGCCCTCAGCTCCCGCCCCACCTGCAGAAGCAGAGCCAGCAGCCTCTGCTGACTCGGACCTGTCCAAGGCACCTCCTCTGCCTCACGGAGCTCCGCCCCCTCTTCCTCACcgaccaccacctccacccccctccAGCTACATTATGGGAATGTCCACTTCCAGCTCTTACATGTCAGGCGAGGGCTTCCAAAGCCTGCAGTCCATGATGAAGACCGACACACCGTCCTACGCTCCCATGCCCTCTTATGGGATGCCTTACCACCCACATGTTTACCCTCCAAACCCTCCTCCTCCGGGCCCGCCACCCACAACTTACCCTCCTCCAAACCTTCCACCACCAAACCCAGCCTACCCCCCACCTGGCTACAACCACAGCTACCCTCCCCCCCGCATGCCACCCACGCACGCAGTGCCTCCCCCCGGCATGGGTTTACCACCTGCTGGGTATCCACCTCCACCGGTACCCCCTGGCCAGCCTCAGGTGCCCCTACCGCCTGGCATGCCACCTGTAGCAGGGATGAACCGTGGAGCCTGGATGAGATGA